The Anas platyrhynchos isolate ZD024472 breed Pekin duck chromosome 1, IASCAAS_PekinDuck_T2T, whole genome shotgun sequence genomic sequence aaaggtaagGCACTTTGTACTTGTGAAAAGCTTCTGTAAAAGCTCAGCTGAgcaacttttaaaacattttaaagaaatatatcaTCAGAGAGAAAGGTGGTGCTGGGGTGACAGATGGCAGAcagaggaagaggggaaagagaaataaagcagtTAGCAAGATTTTCTGTCTCCACAGAGCAAAGGGAAGTCCAAGGCCCTATGAACCACCATTATGGTGACtattcctcttttcctcttcttcatcttcttacCATGCTGTAAATCCCAGGAGGACCAGTATCAGAAATGGGACTACAGAGACGGCGGTAAGAAGTGGTGCTGGGTCAACCTGGGAGGCATTAGTTAACTCAGGGCTGAAGATTTGCCTATTTCCCCTTGGAGTGGGACACACGCTGCTCTCTCATGAGTTGTCTTTCTTGATTCCTGGGTAGCTGCTGAGattttggagagaaaaatgattttagaaATAATCAGCTGGGGCATTCAGTGACAGCAGAAAActtgggcagcaggaggcagagaatTACATAGCGAGGGAGAGTTATCTGCTTTTTAATTTAGATCATCCTTATATTTGGTATTTGGCAATGAATATTTTCATTGCAACCCATCTGAGgtgaagaggaagggaattAAACTAAGACTACTGGCTCATGTTTTCTTGTTCtgtcaaatttattttcctcgCTTTCATGGATGTCCTGCTAACCTAGCTGACAAGGTCAACATAGAAGGCGTTAACAGCATTACTCAAACACTTGAGAAATGGGGAAACAGCATCTTCTGGCAAATGAAACACACCCTGCTGAACAACCCAAACGCTTTACTGCCGGAGATCTCCAGGTAATTCCCTTTATCTGGAGGTGTGATTCAGTCCTGCCCCGGGTGTCCTGCCTTAAGCGGGATTCATCTTCTTTAGCTTTCAGATTGGTCAACTGCAGGGAGATGAATCCCACTCTTGGTATCTGTTGTGCTAGCAGCTCTGAGCACCCTAGGAAATTGAATATACTGCTCACTATTTATTGGGAAAGATTGCCAATTGCCATGATTGTATTGTAAGAATTACCCTGAAGAAAACTTAGGCTGTCCTCAACACTTCACTTCTGTGAGGTGTGAGAACAGACTGGAAAAGATGAATTGTGTTACAAATCCACACATGGATTTGGCCGCAGGGTAGGGAGAAGAAGCTGAGCTGGCCTGTGATATTTTGATTTCAGTCTCTGTAACACCTAAGCAGTGGAAGCTATTCTCTAGTCCATCTCCTCACATTTCCCCCTTAGCAATACAGGAAATATTTCCTATTGAACACACTCAAATGTTACTTTAATCTGACATTTCCAAAACACAGAGTGGAAAAGACAGAGGAAGATAGAGAGAAGAAGGGAACACAGGAACTACAAGAAACTACTATCTGTTAAACCAGAGTTGTTCCTAAAGCAAATGGTTCTCTTCCACAGCTCAGATTTCtctttagaaaaacaacaacaacaacaagaaacaaaaaaacaaccacacatgcacaaacaaaacaaaacaaaacaaaacaaaacaaaaaaaaacaccacccaaAACAATCTCTCCACAACTGCTGTGCATTGAGACAGTTGAAAAGGAAAGGCTGGAAGCATAAAATGACACTTATGAGAACGTCACACATTATCAAATTAGGGTTTAAGGAGGATATGGTACATAGATTATATGCTGGTCTTTGTCATCAAGTAGATATCTCCCCACCTGCATGGGGGATGCTATTAGCACAGAACTGATCACAACTTTCATACCCCCAGTGCAGAAATTTACCAGTGCCTAAGATTTTCAGGGCAGACATTAAGTCATATATTTGGAAAGATCTAACTTAGAGAGATCTAAGGACTTTTTAGATCTTTCTTTGACTCCTTAACTGTTGTGCAGGGAGAGGTAATGAGACTATTCAGTCACTTTTCCCACATAGTGCTGTGAAGTGAGTGCTTGCTGGTAAGGACACAGGCTGGTCCACTTTAAGTGCTGAGGATTGGCAGTAGCCTGGGGGAATCGGTGGCCCAGCCTCCATTTCTGTTCCTGGTTAACAGTAAGTCTGATTAATACTTATTAATATCACATGAGATTGGAATGACGGTCAGAGCTTGTTAAGACCCAAAGGGAGACTGAGAGAAAGCCTTCCAAAGGAAGGGCCAGAGCTACTCCCAGGCATGCCAGTGCGTCAGTGCAGCCCTCACCTTGCTAAATCCTGTTGAAAAACCCAGCTGTCCTCTCCTCAGCTTGGGGAGAGGCACAGCCTGCAGAAACTGGTGAGGGGGCTCTGCAATCCCATCTGTactgtggcagccagcagcctgccATTCATCGGGAAGTCCCCACAGGATTTCCTGCACATTGCTGCTCTTGGCTGCTTAGCCCCACTGGTTCCAGCAAAGCAGGATGGTTTTCATCTCCTCCCTgaaagcagcagggctgtgaagTGCTTATGGGAGCTCATAAATCAGCTGTCAACCTGCACCGAGCCAGCTGTGCTCCGGCAGAAATGGAAAGAGCGTGTTGCACACACTGGTCCTGTAGTTCATGGTTTTCTGATGGGCTCAGAAAGGGGTGTCTTACATGAGTGTTTTGTAAGCATCTTTTAGCCGACTGCTTCCAGCTCTTTCAGCTACCTGTCTCCTTCCCCGGGCAACACAAGGCCTGGTAGCCTGTTAATTTATTTAGCATGCTCAGGAACAGCCCCCAAACTGAGTTATTCTTCTGTGTTACTCTTCTGTAGTCTCCGTCCCGTGTCTGCGGCTGTAGACAATCTCGTGAGGGAAGTCCAGtcgataaggaaaaggctggaaGAACTCAATGAACGTCTCAATGTCATCAACAAAGCTGTCCTCCCCATCCGACTTAATGCTCTGCAGAGCCAAAGGCGTGGAAATACTCAGCTGCGGAGACTCCCAATGCACAGGAGAAGGTTGTATGCTCGCAGGAGACTTCAGAGGAGTTAATTTTctaccagagaaaaaaaaaggaaatctctgtattttatttttttttttcacctgcttAAGCCTTTCCTGATACAACGCTGCTAGACAGAATAAAGCAAAGCACATACAAGAAGGCTTTACTGAGGAAACCAGAACTTACGCATTTTGTCGCTCCCTTTCAAACCTATGTTGGTAGGTCAAATCTGACCCTGTTCTTCAATGAAGGCAGTTTTGTGTCCCATGCAAAATGAGTTGAGGAGCTCAGTCTACTTCAGTGTGAATACCTTTAGGCTATGCAGTCATTCTTTCTGCTTACCAGAGTAAGCTGTTTCTGTAAAGATCAGTTGAATTTCTCTGTCCTATTTTCACAGCACTCTGTCAGAAACAGCTGGGGAATTCAATCTTCAAAAGTGCTGAATGCCATATGAATGCAGGAAGATAGATCAGTGCTTTGTACTTCCAgctgggtggggagggggagaggaagctgtgttttaaaatatggcCTTAACCTATTATTCACCAGTGCAAAGAATGCCCAGTTCATGTGTTCAGAGAGTGGGTAGGGTTGGATAAACTTGGTCTGTGCATAGTGTTTCAAGAGTGAAGATGTATCAGACTCTAGGGACcaaatttcagcatcttcatttTACAGAGAGCTTTCTTTTAGGTACCTGGTAGTGGGCACTGAAACCCTTGTTATTCAACAGAGATGTCCAGAACTTCCAACACTGTGAAAGACATCACAGTGACTTCAACCAAGACCCTTGGAAAACAGGATGTTTTTCCAAAACTATTTAGATACCTAATAGCATAAATAGATATCTAGAAGAATTTTCCAAAATAGCTTAGGAGACGGTTTAGTTTCCAAAATCACAGGTAATTCAATTGGTGTCCGACTGGTAATTTGGTGTCTAATTCATGGATTATCTTCTCCACATGCAGACACAGACCTCCAGTCATTATGCACTGAATGGAGGATAGAGTGTGCTTGTTCTTCAGGTCTCTAAAGAGATTCCTACCCAGCACTGTACTCAACTGCATACCTGAAATCTTTTGAAACATAGATAAAAGAGtcagagaaaataaactatttttaaaggtCTGAATGAAGCAATTtatgagaataaaataaagaatgaatTATGCCTAAATGGTTGTGGCTAAGGCTGGCATAAGAGCTCTTTTGCAGTCTTCAGTCATAGTGAGGATTTAAGGATTCTCAAGGCTTGAGTATATGGAAAGAAGTTCAGTGACATTTAACTTtaagagggaaggggagaacCTAAGTTCATATTAAATCTTTCAAAATGAACCACAAGAATTAACTCAGTGAGCATTGTGGCTGGGATCTAGGAGTTGAGTGGGGGAGTATGAGGAATATATGAAACAATCTGGTAAATATTTCCTGGGTGTAAATTCTGAATTCgggttttcagaaaataacaaaaccctAATTTGGTAagtatttccttgttttttgCTTAGGAATCTGAAACACTGTTTAactagaaaagggaaaaaataagtaaaaaggctgtgtttttagaaaaagaaatacagtcaTACCTTTGGCAAAGCTTTCATCATAATTTCTAAGGAGATGTAGACTACGTGTATTTTGATTCTAGAATATATTTTCCTAAATGACCGTGAATAACAGGAGAGAAAGGCCCCATCAACCTCCTCCTTGCTGCCCTGCATTCACAGCTACAAGGCAGTGCTGGAGCACCAGCTGTATGCCTGCACCACTGCTGCTCCATGACCTCGCCTGGGGCTGTAGGGACTAGTGGGCATCTTGgcctttctggaggaaaaaatacaacataGATGTCAGCTTTCATTACCTGCTCACATTTCAGACATGAGCATATCACCAGGCAACCTGAAGTTGTATAAAGTTGTATAAAATCCACCAAGGACTACTTGAAATGGGACAATAAGATGTCTGGCCCAGGGAAGTCTCTCAGCCACAGATGGCTGGTGGTGGGAAGGCAGGCCTGGCCACCGCGGGCTTTGCCTTTTTACCCAAATGTCCACCAGCACCCTCTGTCACAGACAGAAGACTGGGCACGATGGGCTCCTCCGGTCTGACCCAGTCCATGTTTTCCTCCACTGATAGGCACAAGTAGGTATTTTTGGCAAAACTCAGCCCAACGGAGATAGTCACCACTTGTTTCAAAAGAGAACCAGTAACATGCAGCACACAATGTCTGTTACAACCACAGCTTCTTGCgtaacagcaaacaaaacaaattacaaTGGTTAATAGGTGACTAGAGCTGCATCCATGTCACCCTCTCAGTGCCGGTCTGAGCACAGCCATCGGGCTTGGCTGGTCACCGACCGCTTTGCCATCGCAGGAGGGTCCCTATCAAGGGGGAAGTGCCTTAACATCTCTCCTGtcacattcttttttttggggtcctTAGCAAAAGCCCTGGGGCTCCTCACCAGCCCCCCTCCGCCCGGCTCCTGTCCTTCTGCACCCCACGGGCCACCGCGGTGGGCTTCACCCGCGTAGCTCGAGCCGGGTGTCGGAAAGCAAAAACTGACAACAAAAATTACAACAAACGCAGAGTTTTTGCAGCTCCGGGAGAGCTGAGccctcccccccagcctgtCCACGTACTCCCCCACACTTCTGGCAGCCCCTGGGCCCCGTTTAACCCCTTTCCCCGAGcgtttcccctcctctccccgccccgtcccgctccgccccgccgcGGCCCGCGGCCGCTCCCTGCCGGCCGTGCTGCGCTGCGCTGCGGGGCACTGCGAGGGGAGCGGGCGGTGTGGGCGACATGCTGGGCATGATCAAGAACTCCCTGCTGAGCACGGTGGAGACATGGCCCCACCGCGTGCtgaggaggggggagaaggtAGGGGGCGGCCCGGCTGGGTGGCGCGGGGGTCCCCCGGGAGGGGAGGCAGCGCGGAGGGAGGCTGCCCCCCGCCTCCTGCCCCTTcgccttccttttcctcctccccgGCTCCTGACCCTGCGCCTTCCCTCAGGAGCAGCTCAGCTACGAGGAGAGGGAGTGCGAAGGCGGGCGGTTCGCCGCCGTGGAGGTGGAGGGCAAGCCCTTCGACGAGGCTTCGAAGGAAGGGGTGCTGAAGCTCCTCAAGTACGTCGGAGGAAGCAACGACAAGGGTGAGAGGCCGGGCGGCGTGCTCAAGCAGGAATGTGCCGCCTTGCAGCCGGGATAGTGCAGGGACAGGCACACGTGGAGCTGTCACGGCTCTCGGGGTGCACGGTAGCTGATGAAATCCGGGGTAACTGGGGCGCTTCGGTTCTGTGATCACGCCCGGAAAGCCTGCCCTTGTAGGCAGGGAAATAACTTTCATGACCTTGAATTTTTATTGCGTAGCCtggttatttttattcatgaaagGATAATGAACAATGAGCGTGCTTTTTAATGGTACTTCACAGTGTTTTATAATGGTGCTTCCAGGTGATTGCCTCTAGTTCTCAACTTACTGAAGTATGTGCATCAATAATCATCCGTAACAGGCTGAGAAGACCACGGAGTAGATCTGAGGCATCTCATACCCTTCTCAGACATGTGGTAGAGGGAGTTATATAGTCTACATGGGAATAGGAGGTGGATAGAGAAGAAAAGGGCATTTACAGCCCTACAGTTTCAGAAAGGTGATCACTGCTGCTGTAGAAGGGTACCTTCTGCAGCATGGCACTGAGACGGGTAGGGTATCAAAGTGTACAAATAAGTGAGAAAGATGTCATGATTTCAGTCCATTGTGTGCCTATCAAGAACTCCTTGCTGATTACAGTGAAGGCATGTCCCCACCAGAAAGCTATAGGTTCATTACTGCTGAAaggacagggaagaaaaatgttcttgcaTGCCATGTACCTCTGGGAAGTAATGAGCAGAAAAGAGGTGTGTTGTTCCCGGACTTGGGGGCAGTATGCACAGTCCTGTTGAAAGCCACACAAGCTCTGAGTTTTGGGGCACTGGAACTCGTAGGACCTGTGGAAGCATTTGGAAGGGTTTGGGAGAAAGCTTCTATCACCCAGTATTGGCTACAGCCAATACTAAGTATAGATGATAATGATTTAAATACTTGTGTATTTAAATACTCGTATATAAATGTGCCACTGCACAAGAACTGTAGGTCCTGTTGTATTAGAGGTGATTTGTCAGAAGAGAGTGTGGCATGAGCTATATAGTTGAGagccacaaaaacaaaaccaatcaTGAAAAAAACATCCAGAAAATCACCTGGGGCCCTTACTTCCCAGGCTCCCTGTGTAGTCAGTATGAAGAGAGGTTTGGCTCAAGCAAAAGCCTGAAGGCTGTTCTGCATGCCTCAGAGTATCCCACTCTTTCAACTGACTGTGCAAGGAGATCATGGTGAGGAGCCTTCCTAAAGCAAAATTAGCGTTTATGAATCCCCTGTTAACGCTTTGAGTTCCTGAGAACCTAGGCTTCTGTAGTAATTTGTGTGTGTCTCTTTCAGGGGTTGGAATGGGCATGACTGCTCCAGTCTCCATCACTGCCTTTCCTGCTGAAGATGGATCCTTACAGCAAAAAGTGAAGGTCTATCTGAGAATCCCAAACCAGTTTCAAGCCAGTCCTCCTTGTCCTAGCGATGAAAGCATTAAAATTGAAGAGAGACAAGCCTTGACCATTTATTCCACGTAAGGAACACATCCTGGGATTCCCAGTCCCATGTGCTCAGGTCTCTGGGGTGCTCTGAAGGACAGTGGTGTTTTTTATTTGGTGACGTGAAGgacagggtgtgtgtgtggtagGAGATGGTGGGATCTTTCTAGACTGTGAAGGCAGGTGCTTTATGTCATTTCTTGTCATGATTCATGGTGCACAGATTtggaatattgattttttttaactggtaaAACAAGCGCAGGGGTTAGCCCTGAAAGGCTTTTTGTTTCACCTGAGGAGGTGAAGAGCCAGGGAGGGTGAATATGAAGGGACTGAGTCATTCCTAATCTCTGAAAACCattgttttccccattttctgGGATCAAGATGGTTCTTAGTCATCAAGGATGTCCCTTGGTGTGGTTCACATCAAATTATAGGAGTCAGCTGAAGCCCAAATGTCAGAACCCATCATGGAGACAAGTGGCCATTGCATTGCTTCAAATCACCTTTGAATGGCTTTGGCTATTGACTGACTTAAGCTGGACTCAAGCCAGCATCACAGCAGCGATAAACTCTTTACCCCATTTTTAACCCCTTGGATGTTCCCCTGCCTCTTTGCTTGAGCTATTTTGGCTGACTGAACTGTCCTGGGCTGCTGGTTCCTCCCATGCCTGTGACTGCTGCCTGGCCTTTGCAGTGGGTGtgggctgcttctgcagcaACAGGCTGTTTTGTCTCAAACCTTGGCCCTAAAGCAGGGCTGCTAGGTGCAGGCTGATGTGGAAACAGTTTCTGTTTGTGGGAGATAAACATAAAACAGACCAGTTCCAGCCCACCCCTTTAAAATAGCATTGTAGGCTGTAATTGCTAACGTTTCTGTTCCCCGCCTCCCTTTTTCTTTGGGCTAGCTAGAGTTTGGCTTCCCTTCATGATCTTGCTTCCAGCAGACGGTTGTTCACACCCCAGTGAACATGGCTGTTGACAGCATTGGTGGAAGGACTGCAGGCTGAGCAGACTTGGAGATAACCTTGCTCTCTGGGGAGCTGTTCCTCTGATATGGCATTCATTTGAAGGGCAGGGCCATTCTGATGACTGATATACATGGGTCCGTTTGGGGTCTGTCAGTGGCTGTCAGTACCCTGGCTGTGTGACCTTTGAGACTATTGATCTGTTGCAGACGCAGTGTGCTGGTTCTCAACGAACGGTGCCTGCGCAAGTGCATGCTGGCGGGACCTGGATCAAAACGAGAGGCTAAATATATTCTAGCTGTGCATTgttctccttctcttttgtgCTGTGCTAttccagtgctgctcagcacttCTCCATGTTTGGCTTCTTTGCAGGCAGTTTGGTGGCTATGCCAAAGAGGTGGACTATGTGAACTATGCTGCCAAGCTGAAGTCTGCGCTGGGAAGTGAAGCTACGTACCGCAAGGATTTCTACTTCTGCAATGGTTATGACCCCCCAATGAAGCCTTATGGACGACGCAATGAGGTCTGGTTTGTGAAAGAGTGAGCATCTGGATCCTGTTGGTACTGCCTTGCACTAATAGCCTCCCCATACCATGTCCCTCttctcttcaaaataaattaacaatttgacagaggcagaaaaacagaatcTCCTCCCTCCATACCTGTGCATTGCCCTTTTAAGGACTAACCATTTTAGAAGAACACTGCATACCCCCCCTGATGATCGTGCTCCTTCCTTCGAGACTAAGTCCTCAACCACATGGACTCTCATGATCTCTCAGCAGCTTGCTTTTATCTCCCTCGTGCTCCCAGAGCTCAATGCTGAGACAGCTGAAGTACTTAATTACCAAGACTGGTGCCTGACAGGAGTCACGTCCAAGTGCTGGCAGACTATTAGTCTTACCTGAGGCAGGCAGGGGAACATGATGAGAGTGCATACAGGGACTTTTTTATCTTCTTGAGCTTGCTGCAGCTGTAAGATTCTGCTTTTATCTGTGCCATTTGAAAGGCGGTGTAAAGGGACATGAACATTGCTACCAAAACAATGCAGTGAAAATAGGCATCCTTTACATTTTCCAGTGTGTGCAGGAAAGCAACATTTCTGTCATCTGACCAAGAAAAGTTATTTGagggaaaatactgttttcagctCTCCCTTCTGTCTAAAGTGGGACATTTTGAGTTCTGGTTTGTCCTGATCTCAACCAGCAGCTAGACAATGTGACAGAGACCCCAAGACCATTTCATCACCTTCCTATTACTTGTGTGTaatgtttctttaaaactaGCCTACACAAGGACCAAATTTGAAATGCAG encodes the following:
- the HEBP1 gene encoding heme-binding protein 1; this translates as MLGMIKNSLLSTVETWPHRVLRRGEKEQLSYEERECEGGRFAAVEVEGKPFDEASKEGVLKLLKYVGGSNDKGVGMGMTAPVSITAFPAEDGSLQQKVKVYLRIPNQFQASPPCPSDESIKIEERQALTIYSTQFGGYAKEVDYVNYAAKLKSALGSEATYRKDFYFCNGYDPPMKPYGRRNEVWFVKE